In Janthinobacterium sp. 67, a genomic segment contains:
- a CDS encoding chemotaxis protein, whose translation MNSMQQDVDERTSLTGNNKFELFLFKLGTSDHSTSRELFGINVFKVREIMEMPAITAVAGSHPHMLGVVNIRGQIVPVIDLPMAVGCKSSGLKILMVTEFARSTQAFAVEEVDEIVRLEWNQVLSAESSVGGGLVTSIARLDGDTDKTRLAQVLDVEQILRNVLPSGDPDVDENSIGPQVRLPAGAVILAADDSSLARSLIEKGLEAMGVPFIMTKTGKEAWERLQAISAQAATEGKTAKDKVALVLTDLEMPEMDGFTLTRNIKNDGRFSNIPVVIHSSLTGSTNEDHVKGVGADGYVAKFVAAELAETIRKVLSR comes from the coding sequence ATGAATTCAATGCAGCAAGATGTCGATGAACGCACCAGCCTGACGGGCAATAACAAATTCGAACTGTTCCTGTTCAAGCTGGGCACCAGCGATCACTCGACCAGCCGCGAACTGTTCGGCATCAATGTGTTCAAAGTCCGCGAAATCATGGAAATGCCGGCCATCACGGCCGTGGCCGGTTCGCACCCGCACATGCTGGGCGTGGTCAATATCCGTGGCCAGATCGTGCCCGTGATCGACTTGCCGATGGCGGTCGGCTGCAAGAGCAGCGGCTTGAAGATCCTGATGGTGACCGAATTTGCCCGCTCGACACAGGCGTTTGCCGTGGAAGAGGTCGATGAAATCGTGCGCTTGGAATGGAACCAGGTGCTGTCGGCCGAATCGAGTGTCGGTGGCGGCCTCGTCACCAGCATCGCGCGCCTCGATGGCGACACGGACAAGACGCGCCTGGCGCAAGTGCTGGACGTGGAGCAAATCCTGCGCAATGTGCTGCCGTCGGGCGACCCGGACGTGGACGAGAACAGCATCGGCCCGCAAGTGCGCTTGCCGGCCGGCGCCGTGATCCTCGCGGCCGACGATTCCTCGCTGGCCCGCTCGCTGATCGAAAAGGGTCTCGAAGCGATGGGCGTGCCTTTCATCATGACCAAGACGGGCAAGGAAGCATGGGAACGCCTGCAGGCGATCTCGGCCCAGGCGGCGACGGAAGGCAAGACGGCGAAAGACAAGGTCGCGCTGGTGCTGACCGACCTGGAAATGCCGGAAATGGATGGCTTTACCTTGACGCGCAACATCAAGAACGATGGCCGTTTCTCCAACATCCCCGTGGTGATCCATTCGTCGCTGACGGGTTCGACCAACGAAGACCACGTCAAGGGCGTGGGCGCCGATGGCTATGTGGCCAAGTTTGTGGCGGCTGAACTGGCCGAGACGATCCGCAAGGTATTGTCGCGGTAA
- a CDS encoding SMP-30/gluconolactonase/LRE family protein, giving the protein MNIYEIKVVSDKPMQVGECPLWHGKEAALYWVDIDGRAVHRLHPASGKHEQWSMPTEPSALAINAGGGLIVALRSGFAHLDTKTGSLAEIAPAPFDMATTRFNDGKVDPAGRFWVGTIFEPRNADAAEMFVLEKGQVRKVWSGGMTVSNGLGFSPDKRTMYHSDTTTHRIDRFDFDAASGAISAPQPFQRFSTDKKAFDYGGRPDGAAVDSEGNYWSAMFEGGKILRFAPDGHLLGEISVPVRCPTMVTFGGPDLRTLYITSASHNRSAAEIADYPLTGHVLSVRVDVAGQPETAYQA; this is encoded by the coding sequence ATGAATATTTACGAAATCAAAGTAGTGAGCGACAAGCCCATGCAAGTGGGCGAATGCCCGCTATGGCATGGCAAGGAAGCGGCCCTGTACTGGGTCGATATCGATGGCCGCGCCGTGCACCGCTTGCACCCGGCCAGCGGCAAGCATGAGCAATGGAGCATGCCGACGGAACCGTCAGCGCTGGCCATCAATGCGGGCGGCGGCCTGATCGTGGCCTTGCGCAGCGGCTTTGCCCACCTCGACACGAAGACGGGCAGCCTGGCGGAAATCGCCCCGGCGCCTTTCGACATGGCCACCACGCGCTTCAACGATGGCAAGGTCGACCCGGCAGGCCGTTTCTGGGTCGGCACGATTTTCGAACCGCGCAACGCTGACGCTGCAGAGATGTTTGTGCTGGAAAAGGGACAAGTGCGCAAGGTCTGGTCGGGCGGCATGACCGTGTCGAATGGCCTGGGCTTCAGCCCGGACAAGCGCACCATGTACCACTCGGACACCACCACGCACCGCATCGACCGCTTCGATTTCGATGCGGCCTCGGGGGCCATTTCCGCGCCGCAACCGTTCCAGCGTTTTTCCACGGACAAGAAAGCGTTTGATTACGGCGGGCGCCCAGATGGCGCGGCCGTTGACAGCGAAGGCAATTACTGGTCGGCCATGTTTGAAGGCGGCAAGATCTTGCGCTTCGCACCCGATGGCCATCTGCTGGGCGAAATCAGCGTGCCCGTGCGCTGCCCCACCATGGTGACGTTCGGCGGGCCCGACCTGCGCACCCTGTACATCACCAGCGCCAGCCACAACCGTTCGGCTGCGGAGATCGCCGACTACCCGTTGACGGGCCACGTGCTGTCCGTGCGCGTGGACGTGGCGGGCCAGCCGGAAACAGCTTACCAGGCGTAA